The following coding sequences are from one Anguilla anguilla isolate fAngAng1 chromosome 12, fAngAng1.pri, whole genome shotgun sequence window:
- the c4 gene encoding complement C4-A: MELAILLIISALAAVTAQTPPYLITVPSIVHVGVEETVTVQLHAATKPVTITLYFEHQDKELSDRQSVTLTEGNSYQAVVKLKVKPDLYKDVKFPVKRKPYVHLVAEGKDVFGGPKMATCLLSTRKGYIFIQTDKPIYNPGETVSFRIFTLDNYMRPTDETINLKIFNSKGLMVYRGDVKSEQIYERHVDIPGVEPAGYWKIVASFSNLPMSNTSVEFEVREYVLPSFEVKIEPVKKYHLLKDESFKFGVSARYTYGKGVNGIAYVRFGIIDEQGNKTFLPGLEKQTAIQDGNSEIALLTKDLREKAESLNADIEGRHIYIAVTVLETASGELEEAESSSVKIVNSPFSIDLSKTKRYFTPEGMFSILATTTYPDGTPAPGLLVKASVQAKGEITERIEITEKSGNNDGEVALQFKVPRLAASLDIKVFANGEDQDVVLSDAHMTATATSSESKSYLSVEVPHLVLQKGQEMKVTFRDITLPGRKRPTHIYYMIFSKGRVVKMDKVQRSEVTSVSLPFSYDLVPTFRILAYYFTGPTEFVADSVWVDVEDVCEGQVRIQPFEKEYKPGANVDVVIHTDQAERVALVAVDTAVYILNKQNKLTAQKMFDYMNSYDLACSKGGGKDHRSVLTDAGLTFISSFAETPDATGLSCHSVRQKRATAKQYSQEFSAIVNKYNQPEKRKCCNDGARLHQRMTCEQRQAKTRHRSSACQEAFLQCCRDAAALRDKIRQAQRRQSVARTGGDDNLDALNEAFIHLRSYFPQSWMWQIKHVDASGTVRHNDNLPDSITTWEIQTIGISQGKGFCVAEPQRLKVFQDFFVSLKLPYSVKRNEQLEVKAVVYNYKTEPLEVTVKMASAEGLCTAGGGGDAGVRTVSVPANSAVPVYFTVIPLKVARIPIHVTAFASQSAADQIKKYLNVVGEGELVSVQEEYSIEARGAKVLEIDIPEPADAIPGLESAASISLRGGVMGESADNCLNLEGIDRLIELPTGCAEQTMVKMSPAINAMKYLDATDQWLFLSPQRRGEAKAMIQSGYTTVLTHMKNDGSYGAFKTTPSSIWLTAFIAKELIRARDIITVEDSYILRSVSYLVSKQQSNGAFTDPNPVYDRTMQGGVGGVEGDVSLTAFVLVTMVHSVPVFPTAEGTKTRMAMMQAQDYLAGKLDSLQRPFALAITAYALSLASPGSAAATRAKGKLREMAVCDDAKGTCHWEAKESLRLAGEKKATRVPKADSISVETTAYALLAALSRDEQDLQHATKIARWLTEQRQYGGGFRSTQDTVVALEALAALSGRINDVEDLDLNVELCLSKSKREKVRLTKRNALTQPSFQATPGSKVTVDVTGTGNGTLSLLQTYRSMKRAVLYCDYYQLSVSLEGEVAYQPVVDGEPDLDDYYNYEAGEAREEPMDRVEWFDLRTRRKRHAPSEPERETSLIYTVCVSMKGRNSTGMAIVDISLLSGLEPNMQDLEDQVKGTEKYIDHYDLGKNKVYLYFNQITENTDCVTFRAKQITPMGLVQPASAVIYDYYNPDRRCSVFYSAPQKSTMLSKLCSGDVCACAEGHCPKTKVTFSKNMQEDTRKEYACFSPVVSYVYVVKVLNSTEDGVFQYYTVTVTRVLQIGLDETVRADAVRELVQRKSCDEFQMKSGRDYLVMGGASTVTRTRDANGEFRYLLSNEVWVEEIPEERKCQATKNRNACQLLNAFMEQYELQQCAI; encoded by the exons AATTCCAAGGGTTTGATGGTATACAGAGGAGACGTTAAGTCAGAACAAATTTACGAGAGACACGTGGACATCCCTGGAGTTGAGCC GGCTGGCTATTGGAAAATCGTTGCCTCGTTCAGTAACTTGCCCATGTCCAACACCTCCGTGGAGTTTGAAGTCAGGGAATATG TTCTTCCGTCGTTTGAGGTGAAGATTGAGCCGGTTAAAAAATACCACCTGCTGAAGGACGAATCATTCAAATTTGGCGTGTCTGCAAG GTACACCTACGGCAAAGGTGTCAATGGCATCGCTTACGTGAGATTTGGGATTATTGATGAACAAGGCAATAAAACCTTCCTGCCTGGCCTTGAAAAACAGACTGCT ATCCAGGATGGAAATTCCGAAATCGCGCTCCTCACGAAGGACCTGCGAGAAAAAGCGGAAAGTCTCAACGCCGACATCGAAGGCCGTCACATTTACATCGCGGTTACGGTGCTCGAAACCGCCA GCGGTGAGCTAGAGGAGGCTGAGAGCAGCTCAGTGAAGATAGTGAATTCTCCTTTTAGCATAGACCTCTCAAAAACCAAGAGGTACTTCACACCTGAGGGAATGTTCTCCATTCTG GCCACTACTACCTACCCTGATGGGACCCCTGCCCCAGGCCTGCTAGTGAAAGCCTCAGTTCAGGCCAAAGGGGAGATCACAGAGAGGATTGAGATCACGGAGAAATCAGGAAACAACGATGGGGAGGTCGCTCTCCAGTTCAAAGTTCCCCGCCTGGCAGCGTCCTTGGACATCAAG GTGTTCGCGAATGGCGAAGACCAGGACGTCGTGCTCAGCGACGCGCACATGACGGCCACCGCCACCAGCTCCGAAAGCAAGAGTTACCTAAGCGTGGAGGTGCCACACCTCGTTCTACAAAAGGGGCAGGAAATGAAAGTGACTTTCAGAGACATCACACTTCCTGGACGAAAAAGGCCCACGCACATCTATTACATG ATTTTTAGCAAGGGCAGAGTGGTTAAGATGGACAAGGtgcaaaggtcagaggtcacgtcCGTCAGTCTGCCATTCAGCTACGACCTGGTCCCTACGTTCCGCATACTGGCCTATTATTTTACCGGCCCCACGGAGTTTGTGGCAGACTCAGTGTGGGTGGACGTGGAAGATGTCTGCGAAGGCCAG GTGCGAATCCAGCCATTTGAGAAGGAATATAAACCTGGGGCAAATGTAGATGTAGTGATTCACACAGACCAGGCGGAGAGAGTCGCGTTGGTTGCCGTGGACACCGCAGTGTACATTctcaacaaacagaacaaactcACTGCCCAGAAG ATGTTTGATTACATGAACTCGTATGACCTGGCCTGCTCCAAGGGCGGAGGCAAAGACCATCGGTCTGTTCTCACCGACGCTGGCCTCACTTTCATCTCCAGCTTTGCAGAAACACCAGATGCTACAG GTTTGAGCTGCCACAGTGTGAGACAGAAGAGGGCGACAGCGAAGCAATATTCCCAGGAATTCTCTGCCATTG TGAACAAGTACAACCAGCCGGAGAAGAGGAAGTGCTGCAACGACGGGGCGCGGCTGCACCAGCGGATGACGTGCGAGCAGCGCCAGGCCAAGACCCGCCACCGCTCCTCCGCCTGCCAGGAGGCCTTCCTGCAGTGCTGCCGGGACGCCGCGGCGCTCCGCGACAAGATCCGGCAGGCCCAGAGGAGGCAGAGCGTCGCCAGAA cTGGGGGTGACGATAACCTGGACGCGTTGAACGAGGCCTTCATCCACCTCCGCAGCTATTTCCCACAGAGCTGGATGTGGCAGATTAAGCATGTGGATGCCTCAGGCACTGTCAG ACATAATGATAACCTTCCAGACTCCATCACCACCTGGGAAATTCAAACTATTGGAATCTCTCAAGGGAAGG GGTTCTGTGTGGCTGAACCACAGCGGCTGAAAGTCTTCCAGGACTTCTTTGTGTCACTAAAACTACCTTACTCAGTGAAAAGGAATGAGCAGCTGGAGGTGAAAGCAGTGGTGTACAACTACAAGACAGAGCCCTTAGAG GTGACCGTTAAGATGGCCTCCGCCGAGGGACTCTGCAccgcgggcggcggcggggacGCGGGCGTGCGTACCGTCAGCGTGCCGGCGAACTCGGCGGTGCCCGTGTACTTCACCGTCATCCCGCTGAAGGTGGCCAGGATCCCCATCCACGTGACCGCCTTCGCCTCCCAGAGCGCGGCCGACCAGATAAAGAAGTACCTCAACGTGGTG GGTGAAGGGGAGCTTGTCTCTGTGCAAGAAGAATACAGCATTGAGGCCAGAG GGGCTAAAGTGCTGGAGATCGACATCCCAGAACCCGCTGATGCCATCCCGGGACTGGAGTCTGCGGCTTCCATCAGTCTCCGAG gtGGTGTCATGGGAGAATCAGCAGATAATTGCCTGAACCTGGAGGGCATAGACAGGCTCATAGAGCTCCCCACCGGCTGCGCGGAGCAGACCATGGTGAAGATGTCCCCGGCCATCAACGCCATGAAGTACCTGGACGCCACCGACCAGTGGCTGTTCCTCAGCCCCCAGCGGAGGGGCGAAGCCAAGGCCATGATCCAGAGCG GCTACACCACGGTCCTGACGCACATGAAGAACGACGGCTCGTATGGGGCTTTTAAAACGACTCCCAGCAGCATTTG GTTGACGGCATTCATTGCGAAAGAGCTGATCCGTGCCAGAGACATCATAACAGTGGAAGACTCCTACATTCTGCGCTCTGTTTCTTATTTGGTGTCCAAACAGCAGAGCAATGGGGCATTCACTGATCCCAACCCTGTCTATGACCGGACCATGCAG GGCGGAGTTGGAGGGGTTGAAGGAGACGTGTCGCTGACGGCTTTTGTGCTGGTGACGATGGTGCACTCCGTACCCGTGTTCCCCACCGCAGAAGGAACCAAAACG agaATGGCGATGATGCAGGCTCAGGATTACCTGGCGGGGAAGCTGGACTCCTTGCAGAGGCCCTTCGCGTTGGCGATCACGGCCTACGCCCTCTCTCTGGCCTCCCCAGGGAGCGCCGCTGCCACGCGTGCCAAAGGCAAACTCAGGGAAATGGCCGTGTGTGACGACG CAAAGGGCACCTGCCACTGGGAAGCTAAGGAGAGCCTGAGACTGGCAGGGGAGAAGAAAGCCACGCGGGTCCCCAAGGCCGACTCCATCTCCGTGGAGACGACGGCGTACGCCCTGCTGGCGGCGCTGTCGAGGGACGAGCAGGACTTGCAGCACGCCACGAAGATCGCCAGGTGGCTCACTGAGCAAAGGCAGTACGGAGGCGGGTTCCGTTCCACACAG GACACGGTTGTGGCCCTGGAGGCCCTAGCCGCGCTCAGTGGGAGAATCAATGACGTTGAGGACCTGGACCTCAACGTGGAGCTCTGCCTGAGCAAGAGCAAGAGGGAGAAGGTGCGCCTCACCAAGAGAAATGCCCTGACCCAGCCCTCCTTCCAG GCCACACCAGGAAGTAAAGTTACCGTTGACGTCACGGGTACAGGAAATGGAACTTTGTCG CTCCTTCAGACCTATAGGTCGATGAAAAGGGCTGTCTTGTACTGTGATTATTACCAATTAAGCGTCAGCTTGGAAGGGGAGGTTGCATACCAGC CGGTTGTGGATGGTGAGCCGGACCTGGATGACTACTATAACTATGAGGCGGGGGAGGCGAGGGAGGAGCCTATGGACAGGGTGGAGTGGTTCGACCTGCGCACACGCAGGAAGCGCCACGCCCCTTcagagccagagagggagaCCTCCCTCATCTACACGGTCTGCGTCAG CATGAAAGGAAGGAACTCTACAGGAATGGCCATAGTGGACATCTCACTCTTGAGCGGATTGGAACCAAACATGCAGGATCTCGAAGAT caaGTGAAGGGCACAGAAAAGTATATTGACCATTACGATCTTGGGAAGAACAAAGTATATCTGTACTTTAATCAG ATCACAGAGAATACTGATTGTGTGACCTTCAGAGCCAAACAGATCACGCCCATGGGACTGGTACAGCCAGCCAGCGCTGTCATCTATGACTATTATAATCCAG ACCGAAGGTGCAGCGTGTTTTACAGCGCGCCTCAGAAGAGCACCATGCTCTCGAAGCTGTGCAGCGGAgacgtgtgtgcctgtgctgagG GCCACTGCCCAAAGACTAAAGTCACATTTAGCAAGAACATGCAAGAGGACACCCGCAAGGAGTACGCCTGTTTCTCTCCCGTCGTAAGCTACG tgtatGTGGTCAAGGTCCTTAACTCAACTGAAGATGGAGTGTTTCAGTATTACACCGTGACGGTCACCAGAGTCTTGCAGATTG GGCTGGATGAAACCGTCCGCGCAGACGCGGTGCGCGAACTGGTTCAGAGGAAGTCCTGCGACGAATTTCAAATGAAGAGCGGCAGGGACTACCTCGTAATGGGCGGGGCCTCCACCGTTACACGCACCCGTGACGCCAATGGAGA GTTCAGATACCTCCTTAGCAACGAGGTGTGGGTCGAAGAGATACCAGAGGAGAGGAAATGCCAAGCAACCAAGAATCGCAACGCCTGCCAGCTCCTGAACGCCTTCATGGAGCAGTACGAACTGCAGCAGTGTGCCATCTAA